A window of the Teredinibacter franksiae genome harbors these coding sequences:
- a CDS encoding DUF1289 domain-containing protein, which translates to MPKNEVNSTENVQSPCIKNCCLDSDEVCLGCKRTLAEIVEWSACNNNEKNEILHRCELRKLSNGRT; encoded by the coding sequence ATGCCTAAAAACGAAGTAAATAGTACCGAAAATGTTCAATCGCCCTGCATTAAAAATTGCTGTTTAGATAGCGACGAAGTGTGTTTGGGTTGTAAAAGAACCCTCGCCGAAATTGTTGAGTGGAGTGCGTGTAATAATAACGAAAAGAACGAAATATTGCATCGGTGTGAGCTACGAAAGCTCAGTAACGGGCGAACGTGA
- a CDS encoding cellulase family glycosylhydrolase, with the protein MLPYLDSAVKNATESGMNIIINYHNVGEYIHTKGFGMMAEFWQKVAPRYKDNSLVYFELNNEQTWNSADYFNKAFKSTMRSVYQQVRTAAPKRHIIMFSFNSMGQPMKAIADDYAWVDWGVTSVGFHFYGWQTQSEESELANLNELINSEYTTICTEWGYNLTEDFMKPYYGYQVNAQALEQLKQSWIDWRDWSEMDLAETRDLLIPDAKSKGYWWADATVSSSSRNLKSAIPK; encoded by the coding sequence ATGCTTCCCTATCTGGATTCAGCCGTAAAAAATGCCACAGAGTCGGGCATGAATATCATTATTAACTACCACAACGTGGGTGAGTATATTCATACGAAAGGCTTCGGCATGATGGCAGAGTTTTGGCAAAAAGTTGCCCCGAGGTACAAAGATAACTCCCTTGTTTACTTTGAGCTGAACAACGAACAAACATGGAATAGCGCCGACTACTTTAATAAAGCGTTTAAATCTACAATGCGGAGTGTTTACCAGCAGGTGCGTACTGCGGCCCCTAAACGCCACATTATAATGTTTTCCTTTAATTCAATGGGTCAGCCAATGAAGGCTATCGCTGACGACTATGCATGGGTTGATTGGGGCGTTACCTCAGTAGGCTTCCACTTCTATGGTTGGCAAACACAGAGCGAAGAAAGTGAGCTTGCAAACCTCAATGAACTCATTAATAGTGAATACACCACTATTTGTACGGAGTGGGGTTACAACTTAACAGAAGACTTTATGAAGCCCTATTACGGCTATCAAGTAAACGCCCAGGCTCTAGAGCAATTAAAGCAATCGTGGATTGATTGGCGAGACTGGAGCGAAATGGATCTTGCTGAAACACGTGACCTACTCATTCCTGATGCAAAATCAAAGGGGTACTGGTGGGCTGACGCTACAGTTTCGTCGTCTAGCCGTAACCTAAAAAGCGCTATACCTAAATAG